One part of the Malus sylvestris chromosome 2, drMalSylv7.2, whole genome shotgun sequence genome encodes these proteins:
- the LOC126589787 gene encoding uncharacterized protein LOC126589787, which yields MAEGGVPCGMPETDMITLTEALRAQQQLLQKLYSDLDKEREASSTAADEALSMILRLQGEKSAMKMEANQYKRLAEEKICHAEEALAIFEDLIYQKEMETASLEFQLQAYRYKLLSMGCSTELGAGENVYPENLLFQRNDFGSAEVGVSGTIRRINSRGDFGNGETGVSEAIRRINSLPPLELKELLKSTVERDRDKDRDKERERERDRPMIPKPEPATKKQEKKVDQEVNVQSVDVEKKSPNYAGGNMNTIWEQIKKLDARVKEISDCKDYGKSALWKGPPSRTCSLPPIPKISISPKNEPASEEMIASLDQLKQSENLPGRDGPSCSSRVHDVFEVPQSYENHKAGEGEKKELNTLTLEVENRLGKPHLVMDEKSEAYVRDETDRVKKMLHIKKQENKIPTPRDGISSVDSNLRERGVSGGVTESQQAKFQQLWRRIERLEGERNNIRQEISHAGEQELKLFREIHEHLNLIQSDMRSWKPKKLSPQDDEPLHNVMEAMLHFWL from the exons ATGGCGGAGGGTGGTGTGCCTTGTGGAATGCCTGAAACTGATATGATAACGCTAACCGAAGCGCTTAGAGCGCAACAACAACTACTGCAAAAGCTTTACTCTGATCTGGATAAGGAAAGAGAAGCATCATCTACTGCAGCTGATGAAGCTCTATCCATGATACTGCGTTTGCAAGGAGAAAAGTCCGCTATGAAgatggaagcaaatcaatacaaGAGATTGGCGGAGGAAAAGATCTGCCATGCCGAGGAAGCTCTTGCCATTTTCGAAGACCTCATTTATCAGAAAGAAATGGAAACTGCTTCGCTTGAGTTCCAACTTCAGGCTTATAGGTACAAGCTTTTAAGCATGGGCTGCAGCACGGAGCTAGGAGCTGGTGAAAATGTATATCCGGAGAATTTGTTGTTTCAAAGAAATGATTTCGGAAGTGCGGAAGTGGGTGTTAGTGGGACGATTAGAAGAATCAACTCTCGAGGTGATTTTGGCAATGGGGAAACGGGTGTTAGCGAGGCTATTAGAAGAATCAACTCTCTACCTCCACTTGAGCTCAAGGAATTGCTCAAAAGCACTGTGGAAAGAGATAGAGATAAAGACAGAGATAAAGAAAGAGAACGAGAAAGAGACAGACCAATGATCCCCAAACCCGAACCTGCAACAAAAAAACAGGAGAAGAAGGTGGATCAGGAAGTCAATGTCCAGAGCGTAGATGTTGAGAAGAAATCACCAAATTATGCAGGCGGGAACATGAATACTATCTGGGAGCAGATTAAGAAGTTAGACGCACGAGTGAAGGAGATATCCGATTGTAAGGATTATGGCAAATCTGCACTCTGGAAGGGTCCTCCATCCAGGACTTGTTCATTGCCTCCAATTCCGAAGATAAGCATAAGCCCAAAAAATGAGCCAGCCAGTGAAGAAATGATTGCTAGTTTGGATCAACTTAAGCAGAGTGAGAATCTACCGGGAAGGGATGGCCCTTCATGCTCCTCAAGAGTCCATGATGTTTTCGAAGTCCCACAAAGTTATGAGAATCATAAAGCCGGTgaaggagagaagaaagaaCTTAATACATTGACTCTGGAAGTCGAGAACAGGCTTGGTAAGCCGCATCTGGTGATGGATGAGAAGAGTGAAGCATATGTTAGAGATGAAACAGATAGGGTAAAGAAAATGTTGCATATCAAGAAGCAGGAGAACAAAATACCTACACCAAGAGATGGGATAAGTAGTGTTGACTCGaatctgagagagagaggggtgagTGGTGGCGTTACTGAATCTCAGCAAGCAAAATTTCAACAGTTGTGGAGGAGGATAGAGCGTCTGGAGGGAGAGAGGAATAATATAAGGCAAGAAATTAGTCATGCGGGAGAACAGGAGTTGAAGCTGTTCCGGGAGATACATGAGCATCTTAATTTAATACAGTCTGACATGCGTAGTTGGAAGCCTAAGAAACTCTCTCCACAGGATGATGAGCCCTTGCACAATGTTATGGAG GCAATGCTGCACTTTTGGCTTTGA
- the LOC126610951 gene encoding uncharacterized protein LOC126610951 — MGNTSSMLTQYDIEEVQEHCNNTFSQQEIVSLYQRFCQLDRSGGGFISADEFLSVPEFAVNPLSQRLLKILDGLNFKEFVLFLSAFSSRASLQQKIEFIFKVYDSDGNGKVAFSDMLDVLRDLTGQFISEQQREQVLTHVLEESGYTKDSLLSISDFVKTLGNSELKMEVEVPVD; from the exons ATGGGCAACACATCCTCGATGCTCACGCAGTACGACATCGAAGAAGTCCAGGAGCACTGTAACAACACAT TTTCCCAGCAGGAGATAGTTTCTCTGTACCAGCGGTTCTGTCAGCTCGATCGCAGCGGGGGAGGTTTTATCTCCGCCGATGAGTTCTTGTCCGTTCCCGAATTCGCCGTCAATCCTCTCTCTCAG AGATTGCTGAAGATATTGGATGGATTGAACTTTAAGGAGTTCGTATTGTTCTTATCAGCATTCAGTTCTCGTGCAAGCTTGCAGCAAAAAATCGAGT TTATTTTTAAGGTATATGATTCAGACGGTAATGGGAAAGTCGCATTCAGCGACATGTTGGATGTTTTGCGGGATTTGACGGGGCAGTTCATATCTGAGCAACAGAGGGAG CAAGTATTGACGCATGTCCTAGAGGAATCAGGCTATACAAAGGATTCATTGTTAAGCATATCGGACTTTGTGAAG ACTCTTGGCAACTCTGAATTGAAGATGGAGGTCGAGGTTCCTGTGGATTGA
- the LOC126610957 gene encoding uncharacterized protein LOC126610957: MAMYIRVKRSKTTYFIQCEPTETSLDIKQKLHDLIDRPVNDQRLILVSTGEVLEDSKALADQKVENDAVVALAFRKDDNEFEEVNIVRPDDFYPSRDADAGSW, from the exons ATG GCCATGTATATTCGTGTTAAGCGTAGTAAGACAACTTACTTTATCCAGTGTGAACCAACTGAAACAAGTTTAGATATAAAGCAGAAATTACATGATCTTATTGATCGACCGGTAAATGACCAGCGCTTGATCTTAGTCAGTACTGGGGAAGTATTGGAGGATTCAAAGGCGTTGGCGGATCAGAAG GTTGAAAATGACGCCGTTGTTGCACTGGCTTTCAGAAAAG ATGACAATGAGTTTGAAGAGGTCAACATTGTTCGGCCAGACGACTTCTATCCGTCTCGTGATGCAGATGCAGGCAGTTGGTGA